Within Halostella litorea, the genomic segment ACCGCCCGCCGGATCGGTCTCCTGGCGCTCGTCGTCGCCGTGCTGGCGTCGAGCCTGGCCGTGCCCGCGGCTGCGGCCGGACCCACGCCCGACAGTACCCAGACCGACTTCGCCGACCAGCCCGTACAGCAACCGTTCGACCCCAACGAGACGACGACAGCCCCGCCACAGGAGGGCAACGAGACGGACGGCAACAGCACTACGACGAACGGGACCGACCCGAACGGAACCGACGGCAACGGCACTGCAGGCCCGGTCACGGACGCCTCGCAGGTCCGGATCACGCCGGACGTGCCCGACGAGGACTACGTGAGCGTTACCGTCGCCGAGAACGACGCGGTGTTCAACACCAGCGGCGGGTTCGCCACGTTCACGCTCTCACGACCGGTCGAGGCCGCCCGTATCACCCAGCAACAGGCCGATGCAAACGTACTGGCCGGCGGCCGGGTCGTCCGCGTGGCCTACACCGACGATGCGGCCCGACGGAACTCGACGAGCCTCTACCAGCTCGATCTGTACTTCGCGGACGGGTCGAACAAAACCGTCGACCTGTACGCCACCAACACCGCGCTGTCGGCCTCGACGGCGATCGACCCCGACTGGAAGCCGTTCATCGACTGGGCGAGTTCGCAGGCCGATAGCGCTGACTACAACACCAGCGTGAGCGGCGTGCTCTCGTGGGCGAAGGACACCAAGAACCGCGCCGAACTGTTCAGTGGCCTGTGGACCGACCAGATCGAGAACTACGTCTCGCTCAAACTCGCCCAGTTGCTCAACGCCTTCCAGTGGGTCGAACTCGTCGCGATTCTCACTATCGTCACGATGTACTGGTCGCGCAAACACGGCTGGATCCTGAAGTTCCAGCAACTCTCGATGCCGATCGCCAAACTTCAGCGGGAGGCCGCCCGGCAGGACTACGAACGGTCCCGGAAGGCCGCCGCCCAGCACAAGCTCGCGGAAGTTGAGGAGATCGGCACCAACGCCGCCCGGTACTGGCGATCGGAGATGGGCGTCGAGACCGTCGACGACATGGTCGAACTCGCGTGCAAGGGGATCGTCGCGAAGGACGAGAACGGCGACGTCCTGTACGACGAGGAGGGCGACATCGTCTACGCCCATCACGGCGTTGAGGATCTCCTGCAGGTCGACCCGGTGACCCAGCGGACGCTCCGGGAACAGACGTGGCTCAAGCCGATCCTTGTCGACCCGCGACTGAACGCCGCCACGGCGTTGTCGAACATCGAACGGGCGCTCCGCGTGGCAGAGAAGGAGTACAAGCGAGGCAACGAGGTGCGCCAGACGCGGATGCAGGTCGAGGAACTGATCGAGGAACTCACTAGTTCGCGTGGTTACGACAGCCAGCCGTCGTCGGTCCCAACCGGCGACTCCCTTGGAAACGGAACGGGAACCGGCACGGGCGTCGGTTCGCCGAGCGGGGGTGACTGACCGTGTCGCTTGACCGCTACGGCGACGACGAAACCCAGGCCCACGTCGCGGAGCAAACCGACTCGTCGCTGGTGGTTAGCTTCTTCCGGAAGTTGTCGCCGGACCCACGGAAGGCCCCCAGTCGGATCGCCAAGATCCTGCTGGGTGTGTTCATCTTCCTCGTTACACTCGGTATCTGGGGTGCGTTCTACCTAAACGTCGACAGCGGTGGGTCGTCGTACTGGTTCCTCCGGACGGTCATCGGGTTCCTGAAACACCCGATCGTCCCACCGCTGGCGAGCATCGTGGTCTACTACCGGTACGTCGGCGCGCGTCGCTCGTGGGCCGCCCGGACGGCCGCGGACACGACGGGCTGGCTCATCGAGTCGGTGCAGCAACTCGCCGACGAGATGCGCTCGACGAAGGGGATGCGGCCGGTCATCGTCACCAGCGACATGGACCAGGCCGAGATCGAGGACTACCTCGACAAGGCACTGGCCGGCGAGGAGTACGACGCCGAGACGATCGACTACTGGTCGCAGGTCAGGAACGAACACGCCGGCGACGGCGACGCGTCGGGGGGTGTGACGCCTGCGTCGGCAGACGAGCGCGAGATAGCCGGCGAACTCGAAGCCTGCGACCCCGTTGACATCGATCGGGAGACGCTACAGGACGGCGTGGACGACGCCGAACGACTGGCGCTCTCGCTTCGGAACGCGGACCCGTCGTTCCAGGCCGACCCGCCGGACGCGGTGGCGGGCTGGCGGGACGATACCGACGCCGACGCCGCTCCCGAGCCCGACTCCGCCGGTCTTCTGGCCCGTCACTGGAACGCGCTGACTGGCGCTCTCGGCGGCCCCTTCGGTGGGTCGTCCGAGACCCCCGAGGCCCCCGACGACACGTCGACGTCCACCAGCGAACCCAGTACGTCGCGTCGTGCGCCGGACCCGTTCGCATCGCCCTCGGATGGGGGAGACGAGCCTGCGGCTCCGTCCGAGTCGGCCAAACCGACCGGTGACGACGCGGTCCCGTGGCATATCGCCGCGACGGAGGAACTGAAACAGCAGTCGCTGTACATGACAGCGGCGCTGGGGTCGGGGTCGATCCTCTGGCGGCTGGGCGTCCCGTACCTGTTTGTCGCCGCGATCCAGCTCATCTACTCGGGGCTGTGGGTCGGTCCCGTCACCGCCGCTGTGATTCTGTTCGGGACGAGTCCGCTCATCGCGCTGGGGACGTTCTACGGCCTCGCCAAACTCCGATCACGGCGGATCGACAGACACCGAACACCGAGTGAAACCGAGTTCTGGGAGGCAAAGATGGGCCTCGTCAAGGCCGTCGACACGCCGGACGTGACGTGCTACATGGGGCGGGCGGCCGGGCGGTCGTACGCTTCGTATAGCCGCGAGGAGTTCATCACCGAGTTCGCTGCGCGACTGCACCAGATGACCGACGAACACGCCGAGGTCGCGCCCTCGGTGATGGAGCAGTACGCGCGGAACCTCCGGCAGATGAAACCGAACCTGCCCGGACACACGCGGAACGTCGAGATCCCGTCGATCAACCGGGAGATCAAGACGACCGTCGAGAGCGCCGAGGACGAGCTGATACCCAAGAGCAAACTCGCCTACCAGGTGATCACGAAGGCCAGCGACACCCGGTTCGGCCGGAACCTCGGACACGACCCCGCGCTCGTTCGGGAGCGCTACCGGGAGATGGTCGAGGACGAACACTCGCTGGCTGAAATTACGCTCCCGACGGAAACGGCGTCGGGCGAAGAAGTCGAACTGACGCTTGTGTACCCAGCGGATAAGCGCCGGCTCCCCGAGATGAGCCAACTCCAGTCCCGCTTTAGCGAGCGGTTCATGGGGGCACACGGGGAGCCGATCTACGACCTGCCGGACGTGGAACCGACCGAGGACCTCCACGGGATCGACGTGCCCGACCGGGCCTACGAGCTGATGCCGAACCCACCGGAGTTGCCCAGCGCCGGCACCGCGTCGGCCGACTAGTCGTCTCGCCACAAAACTACCCGAAAACGACCGTTTTCATACACAATCATGAGTAGCCACATTCCAGATCCAGAACGTTCAGAACCGGATCCGTTTGAGGATGTTCAGTCGGACGACGAAGCCGATCTTGATGCCGTCCTCGAAGGGATTACAGCAGAAGGACAGCAACGGCAGGCCGACGAACAGCGCGCCGAACACCAGGCGACGGTTCGATCACTCGTCGTCGAGGCACGGCAAGCCTTGACCGGGCAGTCGCCCCGCCCGGTCGAAGACCTTCTCTTAGCTATCCACTGGCACCTCCGCGAACATCCGGATCTCTCCGATGTGCTTGCACCCTGGTACGACGGCGAGTACATCACTGACGCGGAGAAACTGGAGTTCCGCGATCAGATGGGTCTCCGGGATCGGCAGCAGTCACCTCCGGATCCGATGGCCGAATTCGAAACACAGGCGCGGCTCGGGAAGGAGTTGGGGTATCTCAATTCCCTCCGAGACCCCTCGAACTACGCCCCGGTCCGGCTGGAGAAACTCGACCCCGACGAGGTCCCCCACGCGCCCGATATCGACGAGGTCACACCGATTGGCCGCCGGCGCGTCGGAGCTGGCGACGCGGCTAATCTGGAGAACAAAGAGGTCGTCATTCCACACGACGACTGTGACCATATTTTGGCGATCGCCAAGCCCCGTGAGGGGAAAGACTCGACACTCACGTCCATCGGAGTGAACCTCTGGCGCGAACACGGCTACAAGTACGTCTCGCTCCACGACGACGGCCGCATGGAGACGCCGATGCTGTCGATCCCCAACGACGAAAAGCAGATCCGGGAGAATCTGAAGTGGTTCAATCAGCAGCCGAAGGCGATGGACACGGAGGTGTTCGTCCCTCGAATGGAGGGCGTCCCGGATGTCCTCCCGGCGAACTTCCAGACGTTCACACTGGGGATCGACATGCTCACGCCGAACGATATCCTCCGCCTTGCCGGCGTCACGGAGTCCGATCCCTCGATGGAGATGCGGATCAAAGAGGCGCTGAAGATCACGCTGAATCGGTCCGAACAGGTCGACGAACTCATCAACCTGCTGTTCGACTTTGCTGAAGGCCTGGAAGCAACGATCTCGTGGACCGAACTACGCGACAAACACCAAGACGGGGAGTATGTCGAGACCTACGAGACGTCGATGGAACTCCCGGCGGAGAAGGCTGTCAGGAAAGCAACGCAACGCCTGGGTCGCTTAGCGAGTGAGGGATTCATCACGAGTCCCGAGGCAGCAACGAATATCGACTTCCACGAGATGATCCGCCGGAATCACAAGTCGGCGGTGCTTTGCTGTAACTTCATCGACGCCTCGGATGGGTTCAAGTACACCATCATGGACCTCTGGCTCCAGAAAATCATGGCCGCTCGGGACGAAGACGGCCGGCTCCCTCGGGTCTGCCTGGAGGTGCGCGAGTTGAAAAACGTCGCCCCGTCCCAGATTCAACACGCCCGCTACCGAGACCAGATACGGGCACTTCAGCAGACATTTCGAATCATTACCTCGCAGGGTGGTTCGCGACGTGTCTTGCTACTTGGCTCGACGCAGAAATTCAACGATATTCTCCGCCCCGTCCGGAACAACATGGACACGAAGATCCTCCTCCGGCAGAGCCAAGAGCAGGTGGGAGAACTTCACAAGACGTTCGAATTCGACAGCGAGCAGTTCCAGCAACTCCGGACGTTCAACACCGGACAGGGGATGATCTATGCCGACGGGGAACCATACTGGCCGATCCAGTGGCGCGGCGCACCGTGCGGGCTCGGGCTGGGCGACCGCGTGTGGCGTGATCGGTACGGCCTCGCGTGGGGCGCTCGTGTCCGAGAGACTGGCGACGTTCCATGGTTGGACAGTGATGCACCGCCGTGGTGGGTCGACGTGATCACGGGGGACGTAGTTCGTGACGATCGGAAGCCGAGCGTCGGTGGCTGGTACCTCCTCCCTGACGATTTCCCAGCTCCGATAGCAGCGGTCGAGGATGCCGAGCAAGCGACGGAGCAGATCACCTCCCGGCTTATTCAGTGGGTGTTGAGACAGCGCCGAGAGTACCGTATTCCGTCGAACCTCCAACTCGAACCTGTCGGTGGAGCGGACCGACAGCGCGATATCACACTCGAACAGATTGGGCAGGAAACGACACACGAGGATATCGCAAAGCGCCACGATATCCCGCCCTCGATCAAGGCCTGGCTTCGGAAAGCGCCATCGACGCGGAAGACGTACATCGAAGTCTGTGAAATCGTTGCGAACGGGCAGTACGACAGTTACAACGAGATATATACCGAACTGGATCCCGAGTGGTCCGAGGGAACGTTCCGCAACCACGCCGCAAAAGACGATGGACTGAGCCCGTGTCTCGACAACACGGACGAGGGATACACGCTTCGGCCGGTCGGCAGGAAGGTCTTGGAGATCGACTGGGGAGCGGTTGAGACTGGATTACAGGAGGTCGGCCAATGAGCATGGACTGGACGGCCGCGTTTGAAGGGCCGCTCTCGGAGTACGTACCCACCGACACTACTGCTCGAATCCGTGTTCCATGGCCTGAACTCGACGACACGGATCACGACCTTGCTCGTGTCGTTTTAGAAGACCCACTTTCGGCGTTTCCCGCAGCTGAAGATGCACTCGCGGAGTTGGGATATACTGATACAGCGTTTCGTGTGTTCGACCTCCCCGAGAGCAGAACGTATCGCGTCGGCAAGTACGGATCAGACGCACTCGGGACGCTTATCGGTGTCCACGGGGAAGTCGTCAACGTCGAAGCGATCAAACCGTTCGCCGAGACAGCGGCGTTTGAATGCTCCTACTGCGGCACGTTGAACCCGATGTCGCAACCTGGCGGGAAACTTGTCAAGCCGTTTGAGTGCCAGAACGAGACCTGCGAAAACACGAACCAGTGGTCGCTCAACGTCAGCGAATCGGAGATCGCCGACTTTCAGGAAATCCTGATCAAGCGTACCGAATCTTCACTCGACGATCCGCCAGTCGAGGCCGTGTACCTGTGGGACGACCTCTGTGAGACGTTGAGCAAAGGTGACGTGGTGACGATCGTCGGCACGTACGACACGCTCCCGTGGCCGGACGAGGCAGTTCTGAAGACGTATCTCGACGCCGTCTCCATCAACAAGAGCGAACAGCCGGCAACCGTGGACGAGGTCGCCGACTGGAAGGTCAAGAAGTGGACGTTCGAAGAAGCTGACCGCCTTTGTGATGCTGGTTCGGGCTACGATTGCTCCAAACGCGATGTTCTCAGAAGCGTCTCAGACGAATACGGAGTTGCTGAAGGTGAGATCAACGCTGCGA encodes:
- a CDS encoding minichromosome maintenance protein MCM, whose product is MSMDWTAAFEGPLSEYVPTDTTARIRVPWPELDDTDHDLARVVLEDPLSAFPAAEDALAELGYTDTAFRVFDLPESRTYRVGKYGSDALGTLIGVHGEVVNVEAIKPFAETAAFECSYCGTLNPMSQPGGKLVKPFECQNETCENTNQWSLNVSESEIADFQEILIKRTESSLDDPPVEAVYLWDDLCETLSKGDVVTIVGTYDTLPWPDEAVLKTYLDAVSINKSEQPATVDEVADWKVKKWTFEEADRLCDAGSGYDCSKRDVLRSVSDEYGVAEGEINAAIDNLEEQGYVSEYQDGRIQITTSSDPTFEPPAEL